Within the Nocardioides humi genome, the region GCCCATGACCAGGGCCGCGATGCCCACGACGAGCGTGCCGACCTGGATCGAGACGTCCATGAAGCCCTGCTGCTGGACGACGAGTGCCCCCGAGAGCCCCACCAGTGCGTTCGCGACACCGAGCCCGGCCATCTGCCGCATCTCGGTGCGGATGCCGATGGCTCTGCTGGTCTGGATGTTCAGTCCCGTGGCCCGGACGGACGCGCCGAAGCTGGTCGACAACAGCCACAGCAGGAAGGCGACGCACGCGAGCGAGGCGAGTCCCCCGACCAGGATGTTGGCCTCGGTCAGCCCGAGATCGAGGCCCTGCGCCTTGGTGAACAGCGTCTCCACCCCGATGAGCGCGACATTCGCGCCGCCCATCACGAACAGGCAGATGGACCAGCAGGCGGCGGTGACCAGGATCGACGCCAGCAGCGTGTTCATCCGCAGGAAGACATGGAGTGACCCGGTCGTGAGACCGGCCGCGGCGCCGGCCGCCATGGCGGCGGCGACGGCGAGCCACGGCGAGCCACCCGACTGGAGCACGGCCGCGCAGGTCGCACCGCCCAGCCCGAAGGAGCCCTCGATCGTGAGGTCGGGCAGGCTCAGCACGATGAGGCTCAGGTAGATCCCCAGGGCCAGCGGAATGTACTGGGCCCCGATCTCCAAGGCGGTGAACGCCGCTGTCACGAGGACGTCCCGACGTACTCGACCTCGAGGCCGTCGGGGACCCGCAGGCCGAGACGCTCGAGGACGGCCTCGTTGACCGACATGGCGCTCTCCTCCGGCAGGTAGACCGGGATCTTGCCTGCATCGTCGCTGTCGAGCACCTTCGCCACCAGCTTGCCGGCCTCGACACCGAGGGCGCCGTAGTCGTACACCCCGGCTACCAGGGCGCCCTGCTCCACGGACTCGGTGGTCCCGCCGAACACGGGCAGGCCCGCGTCCTCGGCGACCTTCAGGATGCCGGCGACCCCGCTCACCGTCGGGCCGTCGCCCGCGACCTGGATCGCATCGACCTTGCCCACGAGGAGGCGGGCCGCCTGCGTCGTCTCGGAGGGGTTGGCGATGGGCGACTCGACGACCTCGATCCCGACCTTCTTCGCTGCGGCGACCGCGCGGGCCGCCAGGGCGTCTCCCGACGAGTCGCCGTTCTTCCAGATCAGCCCGACCCGCGTGACGTCCGGCGCGATCGCCAGCATCGCGTCGAGCTCGAGCTCCACCGGAAGCGGGTCGCTGACACCGGTCGTGTTGTTCCCGGGCGCCTCCAGCGAGGACACCAGCTTGGCCTCGACCGGCGCCGAGGACGCGAAGAACACCAGCGGCGCCTTCCGGCCCGGCTGCAGGAAGGCCTGCGCCCCGGGCGTCGCCAGACCGAGCAGCACATCGCAGTCGGAGTCGCGCAGGAACTGGCTGACGATCGTCTGCTGGGTCGCGGCGTCACCCTCCGGGTTGCGGATGTCGTAGGTGACCTCGTCCTCGCCGTAGCCGGAGGCGGACATCCCCTCCTTCAGGCCCGCGAGCCCCTCTTTGAAGATGGGCAGGGTGACGTACTCGTTCACGCACACCTTGACGCCGGCGGCGTCGCCTCCTCCCGAGCCGCCGCAGGCGGCGAGAGCGGTGGCGACGAGGGTGGCCGAGACGGTGATCAGGACTGACTTCTTCATTCCGGGTGACCTCTCAGTCGTCACATGCCGGGCGGCACATTGATGGGGTGCGCGAGGACGCGCCTCAGTACGGGCTCGAAGTACTCCAGGGACTTGGCCGTGAAGGTCTCGCTGAAGGCCGGCTCGTCGTACCTCTCGCAGAACTCCTGGGTGTCGGCGGCGAACTCGTGCTCGAGGATGGCTGCCGGCGGGGCCCAGACCTGGCCGAGCAGGGGGTAGTAGTACTGCGCCTGGAAGACCGGGTGGTGTTTGACCACCCACCACGTCCGGTCGTCGACGAAGGGACGGAGGATCGCCGCGGCGATGTCGCCGTGGTTCGTGGGCGCCAGCGAGTCGCCGATGTCGTGGAGCAGGGCGGCGACGACGTACCTGTCGTCGGCGCCCGCGTTCATCGCCCGGGTCGCGGTCTGGAGGGCGTGCTCCAGCTGCGACACGTTGAGGGTGCGCCGCTGGGCCGCGCCGCGCAGCTCACGGAGCAGACGGTTCGTGAGGTTGTCGAAGACCTCCTCCTCGAACCGGACAACCCCCTGGATCTCCGCGACGCTGGCCTTGCCGAGATGTCCTTCGTTCATCATTTCCTCCCGACGGTCGGACTCGGTGCGCGTCAGGCTAGTCACGGCCCTCAGTGGGTGTCGTTGGCCGAATCGCCAAGCTGATCACGCTCCGCCTGGGGGATCAGCCAAGCTCGGGATCCGCCGTCGCCGAGTGGACGGACCTTGTCGGATCGGCCAACCCGGGCTCGACCCGTCTGTCCGAACACAGTCGTCCGGGCATGCCGCGGCCAGGCGCCTGCCCGCGGCGCCGGGGCCGTCAGGGCCGTCGGCGCGCGCATCACCGCCAGGGGGCGGGCGTCACCTGGGCGCGCGGTTGCGCGCCTTGCGGTAGACGTCCAGCGCCTGGCGGCCCTTGCCGCTGCCCTCCAGCTTCTGCACGGTCCACTCCATCGACCGCATCAGCCGCGGCGTCCGGGCGCGGACCAGCTCGCGGCGGGCGGCCTCGAGCTTGCGGCGGAGTCGCTCGTTCTCGGCGTGCGCCTCGGCGTTGTCGAGCAGCAGCGCCTTGATCGCGTCCACGGCGGCGGAGGACACCTGCTTCTCCGGCGGGTGGTCGGGATCGACCCACTTGCCGGTGGGCGCGGGCGCGCCGCGCAGGTCGGCCAGGTCGCCCACGACGTCGTACCCGCGCCGCGACAGCTCGGCGATCCAGCTGTCGGTGAGCTCGTGCACCCAGGGGTACTGGTCGGGCGGCAGGCCGAGGCGCGCCGACTTGGTGCGTTTCGAGAGGGTGCGGTGCGCCAGCAGCTCGCGGACGAGCGGCCGGTAGTGCTGCGGGGGGAGGTCGCGGGCGGCGACCCGGTTGATCCGGCGGATCAGCGCGGACTCGGGTACGCCGAGGCTCGGGTTGGCCCGCCGGGTGGTGAGCTTGAGGTCGAGGTCGTCGAGGCCGAAGGCGGCGCTGAACCGCTCCCACAGCAGCTCGGGCGAGCCGCCCGTCGGCGGCACGGTGACCAGGTGGACCCGCTCCGGCGGGAGGTCGGAGCCCCAGCGGTCGAGGATGTCGGGGATCTCCTGGACGCCCCAGAACCACGCGCCGACGCGGTGCGCCCGCTCCGGGTCCTGGATCAGCTCCAGGAAGCGGGTGTACCCGAACCGGGCGCGGTGCTTGACGTTCTCCTGCCACTCCGCTGGGATCTGCCGGACCAGGTCGCGGACGGAGAGGATCACGTGGACCTCGGTGCCGCCGTCGCTGGTGTCGCCGCCGGGCCGGTGGCCCAGCGAGGCGA harbors:
- a CDS encoding ABC transporter permease; the encoded protein is MTAAFTALEIGAQYIPLALGIYLSLIVLSLPDLTIEGSFGLGGATCAAVLQSGGSPWLAVAAAMAAGAAAGLTTGSLHVFLRMNTLLASILVTAACWSICLFVMGGANVALIGVETLFTKAQGLDLGLTEANILVGGLASLACVAFLLWLLSTSFGASVRATGLNIQTSRAIGIRTEMRQMAGLGVANALVGLSGALVVQQQGFMDVSIQVGTLVVGIAALVMGRTIIRSDRPVLALAAVVLGVLVYRFIVAWTLENGGSANSLRMVTSIAVIVVLVARSHGSSWARGISASARAQRRRIQTDYLEADRVSPIL
- a CDS encoding ABC transporter substrate-binding protein, giving the protein MKKSVLITVSATLVATALAACGGSGGGDAAGVKVCVNEYVTLPIFKEGLAGLKEGMSASGYGEDEVTYDIRNPEGDAATQQTIVSQFLRDSDCDVLLGLATPGAQAFLQPGRKAPLVFFASSAPVEAKLVSSLEAPGNNTTGVSDPLPVELELDAMLAIAPDVTRVGLIWKNGDSSGDALAARAVAAAKKVGIEVVESPIANPSETTQAARLLVGKVDAIQVAGDGPTVSGVAGILKVAEDAGLPVFGGTTESVEQGALVAGVYDYGALGVEAGKLVAKVLDSDDAGKIPVYLPEESAMSVNEAVLERLGLRVPDGLEVEYVGTSS
- a CDS encoding HD domain-containing protein: MMNEGHLGKASVAEIQGVVRFEEEVFDNLTNRLLRELRGAAQRRTLNVSQLEHALQTATRAMNAGADDRYVVAALLHDIGDSLAPTNHGDIAAAILRPFVDDRTWWVVKHHPVFQAQYYYPLLGQVWAPPAAILEHEFAADTQEFCERYDEPAFSETFTAKSLEYFEPVLRRVLAHPINVPPGM